In Rhodococcus pseudokoreensis, the DNA window GTGCCCGCGATGACCGACCCCGGGCCACGCCTGCAGGCGGCGATCGCCCAGTGCGGGCCCAACGTGGCCGCGGGAACGCTCAACGCCGGTGCGCCCTACCCGGTTCCGCCGAATCAGATGCCCGTGCAGGAGCCGTCGCCGCTGCGGCGACGGCCCAGCGGGCTGATCATGTAGCGCCTCAGACGCGTACCGCCCGGCCCTCCTCGATCGACTGCAGAATCGCCAGCGCGGCGGTCGCCGAACGCAATCCGTCGAGTCCCGTCGCCACGGGTTCACCGACCCTGCGGACGGCGTCGACGAACGCCTGGATCCCCGGCGCGTACAGGTTGTCGACGGTTTCGAGCGGGGCGGCCGTGTCGTGCCCGTCCCGGATCATGCGCAGCGTTCCGGTCGGATCGGGGCGCATGCAGTCCGCGGCGACGAGAGTGCCCGCCGTTCCGTGGATCTCGAATCCGGTCACCGCGCCGGGAACCGTGTACGCGTCGTGCAGCGAGAACAGGGTGCCGGTGCCGAGGATGCCGCTCGTCATCACGGCGTCCGCCGGACCGTCGCTGAGTCCCTGGCACACGCCCACCGCTGTGACCGTGGTCGGTTCCATCCCGGTGACGAAGCGGAGCGTGTCGATGTCGTGCACCGCGAGATCGAGGACGACGCCGCCGCCGACGCCGTCGAGACGCCACCCCCGCAGGGCCTGGCGCAGCAGGATGGCGTTGCTCACGCGCACCGACAGGATGTCGCCGATCGCGCCCTCGGCCAGCAACTTTCGCGCCGCGCGGTGGACGGGATGGGTGCGGAGGTGGTGGTTCGTCGCGAACACGACCCCCGCGGATGCGGCCGCGTCGACCATCTTCTGCGCCTGAGTGACGTCGAACGAGAGCGGTTTCTCGCACAGCACGTGCAGGCCCGCGTCGATCGCGGCCATGGCGTGGTCGAAGTGCTTGTCGTTGGTGGAGGAGATGTACGCGGCCCGGACGTCGCCGCCCACCGCCTCGCGCAGGTCGCCCGTGGCGGACTCGATGTCGTGGGTCCGCCGGTAGTCCTCCGCGCGCGCCGCGTCACCGCTGAGTACCACCGCCGCGGTCTCCCCGCACTCGCGTAGCGCGGGGAGCACGCGGGTGGCGGCGACATTGCTCGCGCCGAGAATCGCCCACCTCATGAGCTTCGGTCCTTCCTCGGGCCGGTGGGTCCGGCCTTCCCTCGGCGGGACTGTACGCCGAGTTCAGTGAGCGCACTAATGTTCGTTATGCGAACGTGCGGGACCGGGCTCAGGGGCGGAGGGCGTCGACCGTTTCTTCGCCGGAAGTCGAGGGATCCGGCGCCTCGCCGGTGACCTGGCGGGTCCGCTGACGGTAGATCCCGATTCCCACCACCACGGCGGCGAGCCCCATCGAGACGTACATCTGGCTCCTCGTCTCCGGCAGCACGAGCATGCCGATGCAGAGCGCGATGATGGCGGCGATGGTGCACCACGTCAGATACGGGAACAGCCACATCTTCAGCGTCAGGTCCTTGCCCTCCGCCTCGAGTCGGCGCCGCATGCGCAGCTGCGACACCGAGATCGCCAGCCACACGAACAGGGCGATCGCGCCCGACGAGTTGACGAGGAACAGGAACACGGTGTCCGGGTACAGGTAGTTCAGGCCCACGGTCAGGAATCCGACGACCGTCGAGACGAGCACGGCCTGGCGCGGGACGCCGGACGAACCGATCTTCGCCAGCGAGGCCGGGGCATCGCCACGGCGGGAGAGCGAGAAGATCATGCGGCTCGCCGTGTACAGGCCGGAGTTCAGGCAGGACAGCACGGACGTGAGCACGACGACGTCCATGATGTTGCCTGCCGCCGGGATGCCGAACGAGTCCATGACCGCGACGTACGGGCTCAGCGCGACGGAGGCGTCGTCCCAGGGGAGAAGCGTCACGACGACGGCGATCGACCCGATGTAGAAGATCAGGATGCGCCACACGACGGACCGCACGGCGTTGCGCACCGCAGCGACGGGGTTCGCGGATTCCCCGGCCGCGATGGTGGCGATCTCGGCGCCGAAGAAGGAGAACACGACCACGAGCACTGCCGCGAACACGGCACCGGCCCCGTTGGGGAAGAACCCGCCGTGCCCGGTGAGGTTGGTGAGGCCGGGTGCTTCGACACCGGGCAGGAACCCGCAGATCGCGAGGATGCCGAGCCCCAGGAAGATGACGATCGCCGCGACCTTGATCGACGCGAACCAGAACTCGAACTCGCCGAACGACTTCACGGACGCGATGTTCGTCAGCGTGAGCAGCACCATCAGGATCAGTGCCCAACTCCACTGGGGGACGTCGGGGATCCAGCGGTTCATGATGACGGCGCCCGCGGTCGCCTCGATGCCGAGGACGATGATCCAGAACCACGCGTAGAGCCAGCCGATGCTGAATCCCGCCCACCGGCCGATCGCCTGGTCCGCGTACGCGGAGAACGAGCCGGTCTCGGGGTTGGCGGTCGACATCTCGCCGAGCATGCGCATCACGAGGATGACGACGATGCCGGCGAGTGCGTAGGCGACCAGAACGCCGGGGCCCGTCTCGCGGATCGCGACCCCGGAGCCCACGAAGAGGCCTGCTCCGATCACCCCCGCGATAGCGATCATCGAGAGGTGCCGCTTCTTCAGCGTGTGCTGAAGCTGCGGATCGGTGGTTCCTGACATGGAGAAATCCCTTCGGCGCTACTCCGGATGTGATGTGCGTCGCTGATTCGAGAAAGTGTGGACGAGTCAGTGCGGCCGCGGAACCGCCGATTCGGTGAATTTGGAGCTGCCGGGATAGACGAAACGGCAGTACCACGCATCTGCCCTGCGGTGTGACCGCGCATCGGCACTGTCTTGACAACCTGGAAACGCTATGGCTACCGTCACATTATTCAATCAGCGGACACGCGTTCGGCATACGAACACCAGGGTCCGGCATCAACCTAGACGGGACATCGGAATGAGCGATCACGCCTTCACCCCGGCGGCCGAGAAGCAGGCGCGCAGAGCAGCGCTGAGCAGCTTCGTCGGCGCGGTCATCGACTGGTACGACTTCCTGCTCTACGGGCTGGTCGCGGCACTGGTCTTCAACTCGGAGTTCTTCCCGAACGTCAGCCCGGCGATCGGAACGCTCGCCGCGTTCGCGACGTTCGGCGTCGGATTCCTGTTCCGCCCGCTCGGCGGCGTGGTGTTCGGCCACTACGGCGACCGCATCGGACGCAAGCGGATGCTGATCCTCACCGTGCTGATCATGGGCACGAGCACTGCCCTGATCGGATTGTTGCCGTCCTTCGCGTCGATCGGCTGGTGGGCGCCGGGCCTGCTCGTCGCGCTGCGCGCCATCCAGGGCTTCGCCGTCGGCGGCGAGTGGGGCGGGGCCGCGCTGATGGCCGTCGAGAGCGCGCCGCCGAAGAAGAAGGCGTTCTACAGCAGCGGCGTGCAGGTCGGATACTCGGTCGGACTCATCCTCGCCACCGGATTCGTCATGCTCATGAGCAACCTGACCACCGAGGACGCGTTCAGCCAGTGGGGTTGGCGTGTTCCGTTCATCGCCAGCGTCGTCCTCGTCGGAATCGGTCTGTGGATCCGCGCCGGAGTCCAGGAGAGCCCCGAATTCGTCGAGAAGGTAGAGAAGGTCGAAGAGGCGAACCCGCAGGAGAAGAAGCGGATCCCGCTCGTCGAGGCACTGCGTAACCACCCGAAGGCGTTCCTCCAGATCATCGGCCTGCGTTTCGCCGAACTGTTCTCCATGTACATCGTCACCACGTTCGCGCTCAGCTACTCCACGCAGGAACTGGGGATGGAGCGCAACTTCATGCTCAACGTCGGTCTGCTCGTCGGCGCCGTGGGCATCGGCACCATCCCGCTGTTCGCCTGGCTGTCCGACAAGCACGGCCGTCGCCGCGTCTACATCCTCGGCGCGCTGATCGGCGCGGTGTGCGCGTTCCCGTTCTTCATCTTCCTCGAGCACGGATCGATGATCGGCACCGTCATCCTGGCCGTGCTCCTCGTCAACATCTCGCACGACATGGTCGTGAGCGTGCAGCAGCCGCTGTTCACCGAGATGTTCGGGGCGGAGTACCGGTACAGCGGTGCGGGCGTCGGGTACCAGGTGGC includes these proteins:
- a CDS encoding Gfo/Idh/MocA family protein — its product is MRWAILGASNVAATRVLPALRECGETAAVVLSGDAARAEDYRRTHDIESATGDLREAVGGDVRAAYISSTNDKHFDHAMAAIDAGLHVLCEKPLSFDVTQAQKMVDAAASAGVVFATNHHLRTHPVHRAARKLLAEGAIGDILSVRVSNAILLRQALRGWRLDGVGGGVVLDLAVHDIDTLRFVTGMEPTTVTAVGVCQGLSDGPADAVMTSGILGTGTLFSLHDAYTVPGAVTGFEIHGTAGTLVAADCMRPDPTGTLRMIRDGHDTAAPLETVDNLYAPGIQAFVDAVRRVGEPVATGLDGLRSATAALAILQSIEEGRAVRV
- a CDS encoding amino acid permease, with the translated sequence MSGTTDPQLQHTLKKRHLSMIAIAGVIGAGLFVGSGVAIRETGPGVLVAYALAGIVVILVMRMLGEMSTANPETGSFSAYADQAIGRWAGFSIGWLYAWFWIIVLGIEATAGAVIMNRWIPDVPQWSWALILMVLLTLTNIASVKSFGEFEFWFASIKVAAIVIFLGLGILAICGFLPGVEAPGLTNLTGHGGFFPNGAGAVFAAVLVVVFSFFGAEIATIAAGESANPVAAVRNAVRSVVWRILIFYIGSIAVVVTLLPWDDASVALSPYVAVMDSFGIPAAGNIMDVVVLTSVLSCLNSGLYTASRMIFSLSRRGDAPASLAKIGSSGVPRQAVLVSTVVGFLTVGLNYLYPDTVFLFLVNSSGAIALFVWLAISVSQLRMRRRLEAEGKDLTLKMWLFPYLTWCTIAAIIALCIGMLVLPETRSQMYVSMGLAAVVVGIGIYRQRTRQVTGEAPDPSTSGEETVDALRP
- the shiA gene encoding shikimate transporter; the encoded protein is MSDHAFTPAAEKQARRAALSSFVGAVIDWYDFLLYGLVAALVFNSEFFPNVSPAIGTLAAFATFGVGFLFRPLGGVVFGHYGDRIGRKRMLILTVLIMGTSTALIGLLPSFASIGWWAPGLLVALRAIQGFAVGGEWGGAALMAVESAPPKKKAFYSSGVQVGYSVGLILATGFVMLMSNLTTEDAFSQWGWRVPFIASVVLVGIGLWIRAGVQESPEFVEKVEKVEEANPQEKKRIPLVEALRNHPKAFLQIIGLRFAELFSMYIVTTFALSYSTQELGMERNFMLNVGLLVGAVGIGTIPLFAWLSDKHGRRRVYILGALIGAVCAFPFFIFLEHGSMIGTVILAVLLVNISHDMVVSVQQPLFTEMFGAEYRYSGAGVGYQVASAIGGGFTPFIAAALVTASGGSWHLVAVYLAGGCVVSALIAWRLQPDSSADAADAATATKLENAH